In the genome of Nerophis lumbriciformis linkage group LG32, RoL_Nlum_v2.1, whole genome shotgun sequence, one region contains:
- the hspa5 gene encoding endoplasmic reticulum chaperone BiP produces MKLLWAFLLVASTVYADDDDRRENVGTVIGIDLGTTYSCVGVFKNGRVEIIANDQGNRITPSYVAFTSEGERLIGDAAKNQLTSNPENTVFDAKRLIGRSWADSSVQQDIKYLPFQVNDKKSKPHIQVDIGGGQLKTFAPEEISAMVLTKMKETAEAYLGKKVTHAVVTVPAYFNDAQRQATKDAGTIAGLNVMRIINEPTAAAIAYGLDKRDGEKNILVFDLGGGTFDVSILTIDNGVFEVVATNGDTHLGGEDFDQRVMEHFIKLYKKKTGKDVRKDNRAVQKLRREVEKAKRALSAQHQSRIEIESFFEGEDFSETLTRAKFEELNMDLFRSTMKPVQKVLEDADLKKSDIDEIVLVGGSTRIPKIQQLVKEFFNGKEPSRGINPDEAVAFGAAVQAGVLSGEEDTGDVVLLDVCPLTLGIETVGGVMTKLIPRNTVVPTKKSQIFSTASDNQPTVTIKVYEGERPLTKDNHLLGTFDLTGIPPAPRGVPQIEVTFEIDVNGILRVTAEDKGTGNKNKITITNDQNRLTPEDIERMVNDAERFADEDKKLKERIDARNELESYAYSLKNQIADKEKLGGKLSDEDKEAIEKAVEEKIEWMESHQEAEIEDFQAKKKELEEVVQPIISKLYGSAGGPPPEGAEEKDEL; encoded by the exons ATGAAGCTACTGTGGGCTTTCCTGCTGGTGGCCAGCACCGTGTATGCTGATGACGACGACAGGAGGGAGAATGTGGGCACAGTCATTGGTATCGACCTGGGTACCACCTATTCCTG TGTCGGCGTCTTCAAGAATGGCCGCGTCGAGATCATCGCCAACGACCAAGGCAACCGCATCACTCCGTCGTACGTGGCGTTCACCAGCGAAGGTGAGCGTTTGATCGGAGATGCCGCCAAGAATCAGCTTACCTCCAACCCCGAGAACACTGTGTTCGACGCCAAGCGGCTGATTGGTCGTAGCTGGGCCGACTCCTCCGTGCAGCAGGACATCAAGTACCTGCCCTTTCAG GTCAATGATAAGAAGAGCAAGCCTCACATCCAGGTTGACATTGGTGGTGGCCAGTTGAAGACGTTTGCCCCGGAGGAGATCTCTGCTATGGTGTTGACTAAGATGAAGGAGACTGCTGAGGCTTATCTGGGCAAGAAG GTCACTCACGCCGTGGTCACTGTTCCTGCCTACTTTAATGATGCCCAGCGCCAGGCCACCAAAGATGCTGGCACCATCGCTGGTCTCAACGTAATGAGAATCATTAATGAGCC AACGGCCGCCGCTATCGCTTACGGCTTGGACAAGAGAGATGGCGAGAAGAACATCCTGGTGTTCGACTTGGGCGGCGGCACCTTCGACGTCTCCATCCTGACCATCGACAACGGCGTGTTTGAGGTGGTGGCCACCAACGGCGACACCCACCTGGGAGGGGAGGACTTCGACCAACGCGTCATGGAGCACTTCATCAAGCTGTACAAGAAGAAGACTGGCAAGGACGTGCGCAAGGACAACCGCGCCGTGCAGAAGCTGCGTCGTGAGGTTGAGAAGGCCAAGAGGGCGCTGTCGGCCCAACACCAGTCCCGCATTGAGATCGAGTCCTTCTTTGAGGGAGAGGACTTCTCCGAGACCTTGACCCGTGCCAAGTTTGAAGAGCTCAACATG GATCTCTTCCGCTCCACCATGAAGCCCGTGCAGAAGGTGCTGGAAGACGCTGACCTGAAGAAGTCCGACATTGACGAGATCGTACTGGTCGGAGGCTCCACCCGTATCCCCAAAATCCAGCAGCTGGTGAAGGAGTTCTTCAACGGCAAAGAGCCCTCCAGGGGTATCAACCCCGACGAGGCCGTGGCTTTCGGTGCCGCAGTTCAGGCTGGCGTGCTCTCAGGGGAGGAGGACACTG GTGATGTGGTTCTTCTGGATGTGTGCCCTCTTACTCTTGGAATTGAGACTGTCGGAGGAGTCATGACCAAGCTGATCCCAAGGAACACCGTTGTGCCCACCAAGAAATCTCAGATCTTCTCTACAGCTTCTGACAACCAGCCCACTGTCACCATCAAAGTCTACGAAG GCGAGCGGCCCCTGACAAAGGACAACCACCTCCTGGGCACTTTTGACCTTACCGGCATCCCCCCTGCCCCTCGTGGCGTGCCCCAGATCGAGGTCACCTTTGAGATTGACGTCAACGGCATCCTGAGGGTCACCGCCGAGGACAAAGGCACGGGCAACAAGAATAAGATCACCATCACAAACGACCAGAACCGCCTGACTCCGGAGGACATCGAACGCATGGTCAATGACGCGGAGCGCTTCGCCGACGAGGACAAGAAGCTCAAGGAGAGGATCGACGCCCGCAACGAGCTGGAGAGCTACGCCTACTCCCTGAAGAACCAGATCGCCGATAAGGAGAAGCTCGGCGGAAAGCTCTCAGATGAGGACAAGGAGGCCATCGAGAAGGCCGTGGAGGAGAAAATCGAGTGGATGGAGTCGCACCAAGAAGCCGAGATCGAGGACTTCCAGGCCAAAAAGAAAGAGCTGGAGGAGGTGGTGCAGCCTATTATTAGCAAGCTTTATGGCAGTGCGGGTGGCCCGCCACCAGAGGGTGCTGAAGAAAAGGATGAGTTGTAG